One Pseudonocardia abyssalis DNA segment encodes these proteins:
- a CDS encoding helix-turn-helix transcriptional regulator: MTGRPDDAQHLRDLARLRRVRDRIDREYADPLDVEALARGVHMSAGHLSRQFRQAYGESPYSYLMTRRIERAMALLRRGDLNVTEVCFAVGCSSLGTFSTRFTELVGVPPSVYRREEGNATEGMSPCVAKQVTRPVRNREAPVAAPHLA, translated from the coding sequence GTGACCGGCAGACCGGACGACGCGCAGCACCTGCGCGACCTCGCACGGCTGCGGCGCGTGCGCGACCGGATCGACCGGGAGTACGCCGACCCGCTCGACGTCGAGGCGCTGGCCCGCGGCGTGCACATGTCGGCCGGGCACCTGAGCCGGCAGTTCCGGCAGGCCTACGGGGAGTCCCCGTACAGCTACCTGATGACCCGGCGCATCGAGCGCGCGATGGCGCTGCTGCGCCGCGGCGACCTCAACGTCACCGAGGTCTGTTTCGCCGTCGGCTGCTCGTCGCTCGGCACGTTCAGTACCCGCTTCACCGAGCTGGTCGGGGTGCCCCCCAGCGTCTACCGGCGCGAGGAGGGGAACGCGACGGAGGGCATGTCCCCGTGCGTCGCGAAGCAGGTGACGCGACCGGTCAGGAATCGAGAAGCACCGGTCGCCGCGCCGCACCTAGCGTGA
- a CDS encoding phenylacetate--CoA ligase family protein, whose amino-acid sequence MGSSTAGPRGFPRYWDEERETLAPAERDRVILARMQHQLHHVYAELPFYRRHYDAHGFHPDQVRAIEDFTTKVPVITKKMLVADQREHPPFGSYSRPVPPGEIARIHGSSGTSGVPTMYAVSRTDWERAGEVHAMAQWCAGVRPDDIVQVGFPFGLFFGGWGVVQGAERIGATLFPLGITDSERHLELIDRLGSTIFSATPSYCIHLLSVAEKMGIDLRGNTVRHLLVGGEPGGSLPGTRKIIEDGWGATAADAGSTSEMYPFQTSVGCTEGTGTHLYTDEVFTEVVDAADLNVPIPVGRRGAVVYTHLWRDSQPMIRFAPGDETYLDTDPCPCGRTYPRLPEGILGRLDDMLVVRGANVFPSAIETGLRTVTELGPEFRIRVSRAGALDELTVQAELGHPAVTELDALAPADGDARRADIVRRAEDALRRTVAIRVPVQLLDPGTLPETTFKARRVVDERPGR is encoded by the coding sequence ATGGGCAGCAGCACGGCAGGTCCGCGGGGCTTCCCCCGCTACTGGGACGAGGAGCGCGAGACCCTCGCGCCCGCGGAGCGCGACCGCGTGATCCTGGCGCGGATGCAGCACCAGCTGCACCACGTCTACGCGGAGCTGCCGTTCTACCGCCGGCACTACGACGCACACGGGTTCCACCCCGACCAGGTGCGCGCGATCGAGGACTTCACCACGAAGGTCCCGGTGATCACGAAGAAGATGCTCGTCGCCGACCAGCGCGAGCACCCGCCGTTCGGCAGCTACAGCCGTCCGGTGCCGCCCGGGGAGATTGCCCGCATCCACGGGTCGTCGGGCACCTCGGGCGTGCCGACGATGTACGCGGTGTCGCGCACCGACTGGGAGCGCGCGGGCGAGGTCCACGCGATGGCGCAGTGGTGCGCGGGCGTGCGGCCCGACGACATCGTGCAGGTCGGGTTCCCGTTCGGCCTGTTCTTCGGGGGCTGGGGCGTGGTGCAGGGGGCGGAGCGCATCGGCGCCACGCTGTTCCCGCTCGGCATCACCGACTCCGAGCGGCACCTGGAGCTGATCGACCGTCTGGGGTCGACGATCTTCAGCGCGACCCCGTCCTACTGCATCCACCTGCTGTCGGTGGCCGAGAAGATGGGCATCGACCTGCGGGGCAACACGGTGCGGCACCTGCTCGTCGGCGGGGAGCCCGGCGGGAGCCTGCCGGGCACCCGGAAGATCATCGAGGACGGCTGGGGCGCCACCGCGGCCGACGCCGGCTCGACCTCGGAGATGTACCCGTTCCAGACCAGCGTCGGCTGCACCGAGGGCACCGGCACGCACCTCTACACCGACGAGGTGTTCACCGAGGTCGTCGACGCGGCCGACCTCAACGTCCCGATCCCGGTCGGGCGGCGCGGCGCGGTCGTCTACACGCACCTGTGGCGCGACTCCCAGCCGATGATCCGGTTCGCCCCGGGCGACGAGACCTACCTCGACACCGACCCGTGCCCGTGCGGGCGCACCTACCCGCGCCTGCCCGAGGGCATCCTCGGGCGGCTCGACGACATGCTCGTCGTCCGGGGGGCCAACGTGTTCCCCAGCGCGATCGAGACCGGCCTGCGCACCGTCACCGAGCTCGGTCCCGAGTTCCGCATCCGGGTGAGCCGGGCCGGGGCGCTCGACGAGCTGACGGTCCAGGCCGAGCTGGGGCACCCGGCCGTCACGGAGCTGGACGCGCTGGCCCCGGCCGACGGCGACGCGCGGCGCGCCGACATCGTCCGCCGGGCCGAGGACGCCCTGCGGCGCACGGTCGCGATCCGGGTGCCGGTGCAACTGCTCGACCCCGGGACCCTGCCCGAGACGACCTTCAAGGCCCGCCGCGTCGTCGACGAGCGGCCCGGTCGCTGA
- a CDS encoding SDR family NAD(P)-dependent oxidoreductase, whose amino-acid sequence MDLSGQTAVVTGAGSGIGKAIAAALLEDGANVVSLEVSPDNIKTATEELDGGDRLAWYEGSVAVAADVEATFALAGDRYGPAQYLVNNAGTASLSLVVDTSEDDWDLIVDTCLKGTFLCTRAFARQAIAAGSGGAIVNIASLNAVAATDGLGHYCAAKAGIMQFTQVCAGELGRHGIRANSIGPGTVNTPLGAGFTVGRIGQEFLDRTLVAPPRHQEPSDIADVALFLLSPAAGRITGHFVPVDGGQHVRGLHSYWDVAEAQGLVARP is encoded by the coding sequence ATGGACCTCTCCGGACAGACCGCCGTCGTGACCGGCGCGGGCAGCGGGATCGGCAAGGCGATCGCGGCGGCACTGCTGGAGGACGGCGCCAACGTCGTCTCGCTGGAGGTCTCGCCGGACAACATCAAGACGGCCACCGAGGAGCTGGACGGGGGTGACCGCCTGGCCTGGTACGAGGGCTCGGTGGCCGTCGCCGCCGACGTCGAGGCGACCTTCGCGCTCGCCGGTGACCGCTACGGCCCGGCGCAGTACCTGGTCAACAACGCGGGTACGGCGTCGCTGTCGCTCGTCGTCGACACCTCCGAGGACGACTGGGACCTGATCGTCGACACCTGCCTCAAGGGCACGTTCCTGTGCACGAGGGCGTTCGCGCGGCAGGCGATCGCGGCGGGCTCGGGCGGGGCGATCGTCAACATCGCCTCGCTCAACGCCGTCGCGGCCACCGACGGCCTGGGCCACTACTGCGCGGCCAAGGCCGGGATCATGCAGTTCACCCAGGTCTGCGCCGGCGAGCTGGGGCGCCACGGCATCCGGGCCAACTCGATCGGGCCGGGCACCGTCAACACCCCGCTGGGCGCCGGGTTCACCGTCGGGCGGATCGGGCAGGAGTTCCTGGACCGCACGCTGGTCGCGCCGCCGCGGCACCAGGAGCCCTCCGACATCGCCGACGTCGCGCTGTTCCTGCTCTCGCCCGCCGCCGGGCGGATCACGGGACACTTCGTGCCCGTCGACGGCGGGCAGCACGTGCGGGGGCTGCACTCCTACTGGGACGTGGCCGAGGCGCAGGGCCTCGTCGCCCGCCCCTGA
- a CDS encoding SDR family NAD(P)-dependent oxidoreductase: MAAAMSRLAGKVAVITGGVQGIGRAVALRCAAEGAAVVIGDLQDDDSTAQEITAAGGRAVHITMDVRQRGDWKRLVDEAVGGFGGLHLLGNIAGVTNTLGPDNVVDLDDAGWDHVIGTDLKGVWLGMQAAIPRMLDGGGGSIVNIGSMAALKGLENLAAYSAAKGGVVSLTQQVAMEYSPRGIRVNCICPGTIDTPILAGITEGMRENFVAAHMIPRLGRAEDIAAAAAFLFSDDASFCTGQAMPVDGGWNAKGSAG, encoded by the coding sequence ATGGCGGCGGCGATGAGCAGGCTCGCGGGCAAGGTCGCCGTCATCACCGGTGGCGTGCAGGGCATCGGCCGGGCGGTCGCGCTGCGGTGCGCCGCCGAGGGCGCCGCGGTCGTGATCGGCGACCTGCAGGACGACGACTCGACGGCGCAGGAGATCACCGCCGCCGGGGGCCGCGCCGTCCACATCACGATGGACGTGCGGCAGCGCGGCGACTGGAAGCGGCTCGTCGACGAGGCCGTCGGCGGGTTCGGCGGCCTGCACCTGCTGGGCAACATCGCCGGCGTGACCAACACGCTCGGCCCCGACAACGTCGTCGACCTCGACGACGCGGGCTGGGACCACGTCATCGGCACCGACCTCAAGGGCGTCTGGCTGGGCATGCAGGCCGCGATCCCGCGGATGCTCGACGGCGGCGGGGGCAGCATCGTCAACATCGGCTCGATGGCGGCGCTCAAGGGGCTGGAGAACCTGGCCGCCTACTCCGCGGCCAAGGGCGGGGTCGTCAGCCTCACCCAGCAGGTGGCGATGGAGTACAGCCCGCGCGGGATCCGGGTGAACTGCATCTGCCCCGGCACGATCGACACCCCCATCCTGGCGGGCATCACCGAGGGCATGCGCGAGAACTTCGTGGCGGCGCACATGATCCCGCGCCTGGGCCGGGCGGAGGACATCGCGGCGGCGGCCGCGTTCCTGTTCTCCGACGACGCCAGCTTCTGCACGGGGCAGGCCATGCCCGTCGACGGCGGCTGGAACGCCAAGGGGAGCGCCGGCTGA
- a CDS encoding LLM class flavin-dependent oxidoreductase, producing the protein MKFGFFTMPEHPPIENWTLSYDRDIAAIVEAERLGFSEFWIGEHHTGGYENVPVPEYMIAKASAVTSRIRLGTGVVNLPYQDPFMVAERLAFLDHLTHGRLEYGFGGGGLPTDKALFGLEPSEAAPRTNEALEIIWQLLTSDDPVTYEGVYWKYENRQLQVGPYQDVPPFAIAGLTGLHNYAKCGANGWKPLSVHFAPIDNGTYDLAPDLVGMGKAMLEAGAASGIDPAVTRENWRVVREVYVTDDKNQAMRDIREGVKRSYDYLLGLGLGALMKKGEGMEDPDLTFEWMADNIPWIIGSPDDCIRQLKEMEEATGGFGTLLINCRDWVTTDKWNRSLELFARYVTPQFTARERMGRRQRMANVALGIA; encoded by the coding sequence ATGAAGTTCGGCTTTTTCACCATGCCGGAGCACCCGCCGATCGAGAACTGGACGCTGTCCTACGACCGCGACATCGCGGCCATCGTGGAGGCCGAGCGGCTCGGGTTCTCGGAGTTCTGGATCGGTGAGCACCACACCGGTGGCTACGAGAACGTGCCCGTCCCGGAGTACATGATCGCCAAGGCGTCGGCCGTGACGAGCCGGATCCGCCTCGGCACCGGCGTCGTCAACCTGCCCTACCAGGACCCCTTCATGGTGGCGGAGCGCCTCGCGTTCCTCGACCACCTCACCCACGGCCGCCTGGAGTACGGGTTCGGCGGCGGCGGGCTGCCCACCGACAAGGCGCTGTTCGGCCTGGAGCCCTCCGAGGCCGCGCCGCGCACCAACGAGGCGCTGGAGATCATCTGGCAGCTCCTGACGTCCGACGACCCGGTCACCTACGAGGGCGTGTACTGGAAGTACGAGAACCGCCAGCTCCAGGTCGGGCCGTACCAGGACGTCCCCCCGTTCGCGATCGCCGGCCTCACGGGCCTGCACAACTACGCCAAGTGCGGCGCCAACGGCTGGAAGCCGCTGAGCGTGCACTTCGCCCCGATCGACAACGGCACCTACGACCTGGCCCCCGACCTCGTCGGCATGGGCAAGGCGATGCTGGAGGCCGGCGCGGCGTCGGGCATCGACCCCGCCGTGACCCGGGAGAACTGGCGCGTCGTGCGCGAGGTCTACGTGACCGACGACAAGAACCAGGCGATGCGCGACATCCGCGAGGGCGTCAAGCGCTCCTACGACTACCTGCTCGGGCTCGGGCTCGGCGCCCTGATGAAGAAGGGCGAGGGCATGGAGGACCCCGACCTCACCTTCGAGTGGATGGCCGACAACATCCCCTGGATCATCGGCAGCCCGGACGACTGCATCCGCCAGCTCAAGGAGATGGAGGAGGCCACCGGCGGCTTCGGCACGCTGCTGATCAACTGCCGCGACTGGGTCACCACCGACAAGTGGAACCGCTCGCTGGAGCTGTTCGCGCGCTACGTCACGCCGCAGTTCACCGCGCGCGAGCGCATGGGCCGTCGCCAGCGCATGGCCAACGTGGCGCTCGGCATCGCCTGA
- a CDS encoding Zn-ribbon domain-containing OB-fold protein translates to MTHPALADPRPVVQTGPDGLHRVAGRLCPACGGVAAFAWPRCPACRGEVGPAEFGPDGTVWSATVVRIPVPGRTPPYVLAYVDLDDGPRVLAHLTGDAAPPIGARVRLTAPSADGDVRVEVLA, encoded by the coding sequence GTGACGCACCCAGCCCTCGCCGACCCGCGACCCGTGGTGCAGACGGGTCCCGACGGCCTGCACCGCGTCGCCGGACGGCTCTGCCCGGCGTGCGGCGGGGTCGCCGCGTTCGCCTGGCCGCGGTGCCCGGCCTGCCGCGGCGAGGTCGGCCCGGCCGAGTTCGGCCCGGACGGCACGGTGTGGAGCGCGACCGTCGTCCGCATCCCGGTGCCCGGCCGGACCCCGCCGTACGTGCTCGCCTACGTCGACCTCGACGACGGCCCGCGGGTCCTCGCCCACCTCACCGGCGACGCCGCCCCGCCGATCGGCGCCCGGGTCCGGCTCACCGCACCGTCGGCCGACGGCGACGTCCGGGTGGAGGTGCTCGCGTGA
- a CDS encoding thiolase family protein: MSAVAVHGVGTSHFGRQPERDLVGLAFDAVHEAFADAGVDAVDAVWVGTVFGPAGVAQRVLRAMGVTGVPIVTVENACASGTTAFAEAHEAVRTGRYGRVLALGVEQMSTAFAGAITPEPTDPEGRSGLALPALYAMAAARYLHLGAVTPEQLAAVSVKNHAHALHNPRAQYSGRHTVEEVLASRMIADPLTLLQCCPTSDGAAAAVLAPATGGAREVAVRGVAMRTGAPWNHASPHVWGHDVVRDTAADAFAAAGLAGASDVDVLEVHDAFTIGEIVTTEALGLAPAGGGGEAAAAGVTALGGAHPVNPSGGLLSRGHPLGATGLAQLAEITWQLRGEAAGRQVEGARIGVVETMGGGVSVLDGNACVVAVLEAP, from the coding sequence GTGAGCGCCGTCGCCGTGCACGGGGTCGGCACCTCCCACTTCGGCCGCCAGCCCGAGCGCGACCTCGTCGGCCTCGCCTTCGACGCGGTGCACGAGGCGTTCGCCGACGCCGGTGTCGACGCGGTCGACGCGGTGTGGGTCGGCACCGTGTTCGGCCCCGCCGGGGTCGCGCAGCGGGTGCTGCGGGCCATGGGCGTCACCGGTGTCCCGATCGTCACGGTGGAGAACGCCTGCGCCAGCGGCACCACCGCGTTCGCCGAGGCCCACGAGGCGGTCCGCACCGGCCGGTACGGCCGCGTGCTGGCTCTCGGCGTCGAGCAGATGAGCACCGCGTTCGCCGGGGCCATCACCCCCGAGCCCACCGACCCGGAGGGCCGCTCGGGGCTCGCGCTGCCCGCCCTCTACGCCATGGCCGCGGCCCGCTACCTGCACCTCGGCGCCGTGACGCCCGAGCAGCTCGCGGCGGTGTCGGTGAAGAACCACGCGCACGCCCTGCACAACCCGCGCGCCCAGTACTCCGGCCGCCACACCGTCGAGGAGGTGCTGGCCTCGCGCATGATCGCCGACCCGCTCACGCTGCTGCAGTGCTGCCCGACCTCCGACGGCGCCGCGGCCGCCGTGCTCGCGCCCGCCACCGGCGGGGCCCGCGAGGTGGCCGTCCGCGGGGTCGCGATGCGCACCGGCGCGCCGTGGAACCACGCCTCACCGCACGTCTGGGGGCACGACGTCGTCCGCGACACCGCCGCCGACGCGTTCGCCGCCGCGGGCCTGGCCGGGGCGTCCGACGTCGACGTCCTGGAGGTGCACGACGCCTTCACCATCGGCGAGATCGTCACGACCGAGGCGCTGGGCCTGGCCCCTGCGGGCGGGGGCGGCGAGGCCGCGGCGGCCGGGGTGACCGCGCTCGGCGGGGCGCACCCGGTGAACCCGTCCGGCGGCCTGCTGTCCCGGGGTCACCCGCTGGGGGCGACGGGGCTGGCCCAGCTCGCCGAGATCACCTGGCAGCTGCGCGGCGAGGCCGCGGGCCGCCAGGTCGAGGGCGCCCGCATCGGCGTCGTCGAGACCATGGGCGGCGGCGTGTCCGTCCTCGACGGCAACGCCTGCGTCGTCGCCGTGTTGGAGGCACCGTGA
- a CDS encoding cytochrome P450: MSASIDLARADLLGDDAVRDPYPLLAALREHDPVHWSEKYRSWFVTRFDDVSDALRDPRFSSDRISPYRRAKLDGPDADPAVRAAFGVLEDWMVFQDPPDHTRLRKLLSRAFTPRAVDRVRARVVDVADELLDAALAAGTGTTDLIADYAYPLTAAVIAEMLGVPRRDHPRFKDWSDQITGLVFGGMGDPNRHTAGANGMAELTEYLTGLVRDHERDPADDLLSALISARDDDDALSQDEVISTGVLLLFAGHETTTNLIGSGLLALLRDPGQRALLAADPALVGGAVEELLRFDGPAKTVARLMADDVELRGRTLRRGERVFLCPSSANRDPAVFEDPDRLDITRRQGRQLGFGVGMHYCLGAPLARLEAAVAIPRALERLPGLRPAEDELRWHPVLLSRGMLRFPVVFDRP; this comes from the coding sequence GTGAGCGCGTCGATCGACCTCGCCCGCGCGGACCTGCTCGGCGACGACGCCGTCCGCGACCCCTACCCGCTGCTCGCCGCGCTGCGCGAGCACGATCCCGTGCACTGGAGCGAGAAGTACCGGTCCTGGTTCGTCACCCGCTTCGACGACGTGTCCGACGCGCTGCGCGACCCGCGGTTCTCCTCCGACCGCATCTCCCCCTACCGCAGGGCCAAGCTCGACGGCCCCGACGCCGACCCGGCGGTCCGGGCCGCGTTCGGCGTCCTCGAGGACTGGATGGTGTTCCAGGACCCGCCCGACCACACCCGGCTGCGCAAGCTGCTCAGCCGCGCGTTCACCCCGCGCGCGGTCGACCGGGTGCGGGCGCGGGTCGTCGACGTCGCCGACGAGCTGCTCGACGCCGCACTCGCCGCCGGCACCGGCACGACCGACCTGATCGCCGACTACGCCTACCCGCTCACCGCCGCCGTCATCGCGGAGATGCTCGGCGTGCCGCGGCGCGACCACCCCCGGTTCAAGGACTGGTCCGACCAGATCACCGGGCTCGTCTTCGGCGGCATGGGCGACCCGAACCGGCACACGGCGGGCGCCAACGGCATGGCGGAGCTGACCGAGTACCTCACCGGCCTGGTCCGCGACCACGAGCGCGACCCCGCCGACGACCTGCTGTCCGCGCTGATCAGCGCCCGCGACGACGACGACGCCCTGAGCCAGGACGAGGTCATCTCCACCGGGGTGCTGCTGCTGTTCGCCGGCCACGAGACCACGACGAACCTGATCGGCAGCGGGCTGCTGGCCCTGCTGCGCGACCCCGGGCAGCGCGCGCTGCTCGCCGCCGACCCGGCCCTCGTCGGGGGTGCGGTGGAGGAGCTGCTGCGCTTCGACGGGCCGGCCAAGACCGTCGCCCGGCTGATGGCCGACGACGTGGAGCTGCGCGGGCGCACGCTGCGCCGCGGCGAGCGGGTCTTCCTGTGCCCGTCGTCGGCCAACCGGGACCCGGCCGTGTTCGAGGACCCGGACCGGCTCGACATCACCCGCCGCCAGGGCCGACAGCTGGGCTTCGGCGTCGGGATGCACTACTGCCTCGGCGCGCCGCTCGCCCGGCTGGAGGCCGCCGTCGCCATCCCCCGCGCGCTGGAGCGGCTGCCCGGGCTGCGGCCGGCCGAGGACGAGCTGCGCTGGCACCCGGTGCTGCTCTCGCGCGGGATGCTGCGCTTCCCGGTGGTGTTCGACCGGCCCTGA
- a CDS encoding SDR family NAD(P)-dependent oxidoreductase encodes MNDPVPAWRLDGRVAVVTGASSGLGAYFARVLAGAGADVVIGARRTAELATVREAVLAAGRRCVAVAADVTAADDCAALVAAAEELGGVHVLVNNAGTGYAARAERDDPDRAARLIEVNLLAAYRMAAAVGRSMIARGVGGSIVNISSALGLGPGDVPQAAYSASKAGLLGLTRDLAQQWSGRHGIRVNALAPGFFESELTAPLLTRDDGLAAVVARTPLGRVGRLDELAGPLLLLASDAGSYMTGATLCVDGGWTMH; translated from the coding sequence GTGAACGACCCCGTTCCCGCCTGGCGGCTCGACGGCCGGGTCGCCGTCGTGACCGGGGCGTCGTCGGGACTCGGGGCGTACTTCGCGAGGGTGCTCGCCGGTGCCGGTGCGGACGTCGTCATCGGGGCCCGGCGCACCGCCGAGCTGGCGACGGTGCGCGAGGCGGTGCTCGCGGCGGGCCGCCGGTGCGTCGCCGTCGCCGCCGACGTGACCGCCGCGGACGACTGCGCGGCGCTCGTCGCCGCGGCCGAGGAGCTCGGCGGCGTGCACGTCCTGGTCAACAACGCGGGGACGGGCTACGCGGCCCGGGCGGAGCGCGACGACCCGGACCGCGCCGCCCGGCTGATCGAGGTGAACCTGCTCGCCGCCTACCGGATGGCGGCGGCCGTCGGGCGGTCGATGATCGCCCGCGGGGTGGGCGGGTCGATCGTCAACATCTCCTCCGCGCTCGGCCTCGGGCCGGGCGACGTCCCGCAGGCCGCGTACTCCGCGTCGAAGGCCGGGCTGCTGGGGCTGACCCGCGACCTCGCCCAGCAGTGGTCGGGCCGCCACGGCATCCGCGTCAACGCGCTCGCGCCCGGGTTCTTCGAGTCCGAGCTGACGGCGCCGCTGCTGACCCGCGATGACGGGCTCGCGGCGGTCGTCGCCCGCACCCCGCTGGGCCGGGTCGGACGACTCGACGAGCTGGCCGGCCCGCTGCTGCTGCTCGCCTCCGACGCCGGTTCGTACATGACCGGCGCGACGCTGTGCGTCGACGGCGGGTGGACGATGCACTGA
- a CDS encoding TetR/AcrR family transcriptional regulator has translation MPRPSRRPEILLAAGEEFREHGYENATLESIGARVGILKGSIYNYVGSKEELLLAVVEQPARALLAELDLLRADTHSSVTVRLQELIRMQVRIFSEWYPAAFVYLRHLGHVVQSPKFAEFREMDGRYMAAVEGLLAEGAASGEFSLAAEPRTVARAIVGMLDWMQHWFTPRGEVEDLELADELFAMALGGLIAGGSMRALNRSPRPAPAAPTRP, from the coding sequence ATGCCCCGTCCCAGCCGCCGGCCGGAGATCCTGCTCGCCGCGGGCGAGGAGTTCCGCGAGCACGGCTACGAGAACGCGACGCTCGAGAGCATCGGTGCGCGGGTCGGCATCCTCAAGGGCAGTATCTACAACTACGTCGGGAGCAAGGAGGAGCTCCTCCTCGCCGTCGTCGAACAGCCGGCCAGGGCCCTGCTCGCGGAGCTCGACCTGCTGCGGGCCGACACGCACAGCAGCGTGACGGTGCGGTTGCAGGAGCTGATCCGGATGCAGGTCCGGATCTTCAGCGAGTGGTACCCGGCGGCGTTCGTCTACCTGCGCCACCTCGGCCACGTCGTGCAGTCGCCGAAGTTCGCCGAGTTCCGCGAGATGGACGGGCGCTACATGGCCGCGGTCGAGGGGCTGCTGGCCGAGGGGGCGGCGTCGGGGGAGTTCTCGCTCGCCGCGGAGCCGCGCACGGTCGCCCGCGCGATCGTCGGCATGCTCGACTGGATGCAGCACTGGTTCACCCCCCGCGGCGAGGTCGAGGACCTCGAGCTGGCCGACGAACTGTTCGCGATGGCGCTCGGCGGGTTGATCGCGGGGGGCAGCATGCGGGCGCTCAACCGGTCGCCCCGGCCGGCCCCCGCCGCGCCCACGCGCCCGTGA